DNA sequence from the Acidimicrobiales bacterium genome:
TCGGGCTGGGGTCGCCGGGCCTCGCAGCGGTCCTGCAGCGGCGCCTGGGCATCCACCTCCCCAAGGCCGACCGGCTCACCGACTGGCTGCGGCGCCCGCTGGGCGACAACGCCGCCGTGTACGCCGCCGCCGACGTCGCCCACCTGCACGACCTGTGGGAGTCGCTGGAGACGGAGCTGATCAAGCGGGGTCGGCTGTCGTGGGTGCTCGACGAGTGCGAGCAGCTGCGCCGGCGCTTCCGCGAGCCCGCCGACCCGGCCCGGGCCTGGTGGCGCATCAAGGAGGCCCGTCGCCTCAAGGGCCGGGGCCGCTGCGTGGCCCAGGCGGTGGCGGCGTGGCGCGAGCGCCGCGCCCAGGAGACCGACCGGCCCGTGCGCCACGTGTTGCCCGACCTGGCCGTCGTCGCCATCGCCGAGCGGCCGCCGCCCACCAAGGCCGACCTGCAGCGGGTGCGGGGCCTCGACGGCCGTCACCTGCGGGGCGGCGCGTCCGCCGAGCTGCAGGAGGCGATCGAGGAGGGCAAGGTGCTCGACGAGAGCGAGCTGCAGCTCCCCGAGCGCGACGGGGTCGACACCGCGGTGCGCCCCGCGGTGACGCTGGCGTCGGCCTGGGTGAACCAACTGGCCCACGACCTGCAGCTCGACACGTCGATGCTGGCCACCCGGGCCGACATCGAGGCCCTGGTCCGGGGCGACGGAACGTCACGCCTCCTGTCCGGATGGCGCGAAGAAGTGGCCGGTGAGCCGGTGCGCCAGCTGCTGTCGGGGGAGGCCGCGCTGGCCTTCAACGGTGCCGGTGCCCTGGTGCTAGAACGCCGGTCGGGGCAGGTCATGTGCTAGGAAAGTCCTTCGGCAGGCCCAATGGGGACTCCGAGCAGCACCTCCGCGGCGATAGAATTCGCCGCCGTACGCAACCTCATGTGGGAGCAGGCCCGTGAAGAAGGGTCGACATCGCCGATTCGAGGAGGCGCGTGCGCTGAAGCGCAGCGACAGCCTCGACCTTTCCGCCATCTTTGACCCGGCGGATGCTGAGCCGTGCCCTGAGTGCGGCGCCGACCCTGGCGCCACACACGCCACCTGGTGCCTCTACGAGGCGGCAGAGGACGAGCACGACAACGCCAACTAGCCGGCCTCTCCACTAGCGGGCGGGCGCAAAACCGGGTGTGGAAGGAGCGTGGAACTGTCGCGCCGTCGTTCGATCTCCTCGACGACCCGGTCGTAGGCCCACTCGCCGACCAGCTCCGAGATCTCGTCGCGCAGCTCCTCGTAGACGGGGCGGTGGCCGTCGAAGGCGTCGGGGGCGTCGGTGCACCACCAGTGGAAGTCCTCGCCGCCGCCACCCCAGTCGCGCCGCTTCCACTCGCGCAGGGTGGACGTGACGTGACCGGAGTCCTCGGTGTGGTCGATCCGGCGCAGCGGGAGCTGCCAGCAGACGTCGGGCTTCCAGTCCATGGGCCGCTCGCCGGCCTCCAGGGCGCCCCGGTGGAGGGCGCAGCCGGCGCCGCCGGGGTGGTCGGGGCCGTTGAGGAAGATGCAGGCGTCGTCGACCAACCGGGTGACCGTGTTGCCCTTCTTGGTGGTGCGCAGGGGGCCGTCCCGGCGCTCGGCCGCGGGCTTGTGCTGCCACTGCTCGTCGGTGAGGCGCTCGGCGGCGGTGCGCACCGAGGCCGCGTCCTCCTCGTCGACCAGGTGGGCGCCGTAGCTGCAGCAGCCCTGCTCCAGCTCGGGGACGGGGGCCGTGAGCACCCCGGGGCAACCCTGGCCGAAGATGCAGCGCCAGTTGCTGGCGAGGAACGTGACGTCGAAGACCCAGGTCCGGTGCTCCTTCCGGTCCTCGAAGCTGACGTAGTCGTGAAGGTCGTCGGGGGGCGCGTCGGGCATCGCCATCAAGATCGCGCATCCGGGTCGCGGCGTGGGGCATCCTGGGTGGGTGGCCGGTGAGTTCGACGACATCCGCAAGCGTCTGGAGTCCATCAGCGAGGAGCTGGCGGACCTCGCCATCGAGCGACTCCGTGAGTCGATCGACGCCGGTGGCCATGAGCTGCCGGTCGACGAGCGGCGGCTGACCCGGGCCCGCCGGGCGGTCGACAAGGCCGTGGTGCTGCTCGCCGAGCCCGACGACTTCGACTGACCCAGCGGTACGTAGGGTTAATGTTCCGCCCCGTACCGGGCCGACACCTCTCACGAGACGGGCTGGCGGTCGGGGGACTGGCCGTCGCACTGGGGATGCCGCTGGTGGTGGCGCTCGTGGTGCTCCGCGACCCGCACTGGCTGACCCTGCACGACCTGGCGCAGGTGGAGATGCGGGTGCGCGACGTCAGCGGTGGGCACCCGCCGGCGTTGGGCCTGGGTGGGCGGATCGAGGGCTACGGGCAGACGGGGAGCCACCCGGGGCCGGTGAGCTTCTACGCCCTGTGGCCGTTCTACGAGCTGTTCGGGGCGTCGAGCTGGGCGCTGCAGGCCGCGGCGGGGGTGCTGAGCGCCGTCGCCGCCGGGCTGGCGGTGTGGCTGGCCCACCGCCGTGGTGGCCTGATGCTGGCCCTGGCGGCGACCGCGGTGCTGGCGGTGCTGCTGCGGGGCTACGGAGCGGAGCTGCTGACGTCGGCCTGGAACCCGCACATGCCGCTGGTGTGGTGGTGGGTGTTCCTGCTGGCGGTGTGGTCGGTGCTGCTGGGCGACGTGGTGGCGCTGCCGGTGCTGGCCTTCGCCGGGGTGCTCTGCGCCGAGACGCACATCCCGTACGTGCTGCCGGTGGCGGCGCTGGGCGCTCTGGCGGTCGGCGTGGTGGTCGCCCGGGGGTGGCGCGACCCGTCGGGCCGACGGCCGCTGCTGGTGTGGGGCGGGGCGGCCGCCGGGCTGGCGCTGGTGCTGGTGGCGCCGCCGCTGGTGGAGGAGGTGACCCGCGACCCGGGGAACCTGACGGTCATCGTCGAGAGCTTCCGGCATCCCTCGTCCGCCCGGGTGTCGCGCGGCGAGGCCCTCGACGTGTGGCTCGAGCACCTCGACGTCGTCGCCCTCCTGCGCCAGCAGACCGCGGAGGTCGCCAGCACCACCGACACCAGGCTCGACCTCGGCGCCCGGCTGCCGGGCCTGGCGCTGCTGGCGGTGTGGGCGGGGGCGGTGGTGGTCGCGTGGCGGCGCCGCGACCGCGACCTGCTGCGGCTGCACCTGGTGGTGGCGGTCGCCGAGGGGGCGACGCTGCTGGCCATCTCCCGCATCTTCGGCCCGGTGTGGCCGTACCTGGTGCTCTCCTCGTGGGGCACGACGGCGCTGATGGTGCTGGCGACGCTGCTGACCTTCCGGCCGCTGGCGTCGGTGCGGCTCGGCGTGGTGGCGACGGCGGCCGCGGTGGCCGTGGCGGCGTTCGCGGTCGACAGCGCCTACACGGACAACGCCGAGATGGAGCTGGTGACCGCCGTCGGCGACCTGACGTCGGCGACAGCCGCCCGGCTCGACCACGACGAGCGCTACCTGCTGGAGATCGACGACCCGGTGCACATCGTGACGCCGGCGTTCGGGTTCGTGCTGGAGCTGGAGAAGCGGGGCTACGACGTCCGCACCGGGGAGCGCCACGCCGCCGCCGTCCGCTCCCACCGGACCATCGCCCCCACCGACGCCGACGCGGTCCTGCACTTCGTGGTGGGCGAGGACCTGATCACCGAGTGGCGTTCCCGTGCCCAGCTCCTCGCCGAGGTCGACCCTGGGACCGAAGCGGAGCCACCCCTCGCGGTGTTCCTCGTTCCTTGAAGGTCAGGTGAGAGGGGGAGCGCTGGGCAGGCGGTTGAGGGCCTCGATCAGGGAGCGGAACCGGCCGCCCTTGCGGACGTCGAACTGCATCACCAGGCGCGGCCGGTCGAGCTCGTCGCGGTCGGACACCTCGGCCTGCAGCGGCGGAGACGCCTCGATGCCGCCCTCGGTGCACACGTCGGAGAACTCCTCGGTCAGCTCGGCGATCTCCTTCGCCGTCGGTTCGGCCTGCAGCCGGACCACCAGCCGCCCGCCCACCCAGCGCATGGAGTGGTAGTTGCGCCAGAAGCCCCGCACCTCGGCGACGGCCTCGTCGACGTCGTCGGTGATCAGGTACAGGTTCGAGTCGCCGGGCGACACCAGCCCGCCCGCCTTCAGCTGCTCGTCGACGAAGCGCTGCCAGCCCTCCCAGTAGCCCAGGCCCTTCACGTCGAGCAGCACCAGCGGCGACGGGGTGGCCTTGCCGGTCTGGAACAGGGTGAGCAGCTCGTAGGTCTCGTCGAGCGTGCCGAAGCCGCCCGGCAGCGACACGAACCCGCTCGACTCCTTGATCAGCATGAGCTTGCGGGTGAAGAAGTACTTCATGCTCACCAACTTGTCGGAGCCGGCGAACAGGTCGGAGATGCCCTCCTCGAAGGGGAGGCGGATGTTGATGCCGATGCTGCGGTCGCGCCCGGCGCCGACGTTGGCCGCCTCCATGATCCCCGGCCCGGCACCGGTGACGACCATCCAGCCCGCCTCGGCCAGCTTGCGGGCCAGGACCTTGGCCTGCTCGTAGAGCGGGTCGCTGGGGTGGGTCCGGGCCGAGCCGAACACCGTGACCTTCCGGATCTCCTCGTAGGGGGCGAACATGCGGAACGCGGCCCGCATCTCCTTGAGGGCGTCGCGCGTGATCTTGAGGTTGAGCCGGTCGGCGTCGTCGCCGGCCAGCTCGTAGGCGGTGCGGATGATCTCGGCCAGGACGTCGCGGTTGCGCTCCGCGCCCGCCTGGTCGAGCAGTTGTTTCACGAGATCACGATCCATGGCCCGCCAAGCCTGGCACGTGGCGGGCCCGTTGCCGCGCCTCCTCAGCCGGCGCCCATCAGGTCGGTGACGCAGCCCGTCCCCGCGGTCGTGAAGGCGTCCTGGGCGGTGTTGTCGGCGTCGACCTCGCTGATGTCGGCGGCGGTGAGGAGGTCGTTGAAGTCGGCGAACGACGCGCCCGCGTCCCGCGTCCGGTCGTACATGCAGCCACACATGTCCTCGGCCGGGATGCTGCCGAGGGTCGCCGCCGCCGACAGGTCCGGCGAGGCGACGCACTGCGACACGTAATCCGCCCGGGCCTCGTCGCTCCACTCGCTGCCCGGCAGGGCGGTCAGCGCCGGTCCCTGGCCGCTGCCGAGGCCGCCCAGGTCGTCGCTGATGTCCTCCAGCTGGCCGAGGATGTCGTCGAGCGAGGTGGTGTCGGTGGTTCCGTTGGTGTCGTCGGTGGAGACCGGGGGCCCACCGGGGTCGGCGGAGCCAGGGTCGTCGTCATCGCCTCGGGTGGCCGCGATCGCCACCAGGACCACCACCACGACCAGCAGCGCGGCCGCGGCCAGGTAGAGGTTCCGGTTCTGCCCGCTCGACGGGGGCGTGGGGGCCGCGGCCATCGGCGCCGGTGTGGGGTACGCCGCGACGGGCTGCGGTGCGGGGGTCGGCCGGGGCGGCGCCGGCCGGGGGTCGACCGC
Encoded proteins:
- a CDS encoding HRDC domain-containing protein — its product is MSTRAELDAVVASASTAEAYALDTEFHRERTYYAQLALLQLGWDGQIALVDPLEVDIAPLAELLDGNGDCLMHASAQDLAILERACGVLPRSLVDTQIAAGFVGLGSPGLAAVLQRRLGIHLPKADRLTDWLRRPLGDNAAVYAAADVAHLHDLWESLETELIKRGRLSWVLDECEQLRRRFREPADPARAWWRIKEARRLKGRGRCVAQAVAAWRERRAQETDRPVRHVLPDLAVVAIAERPPPTKADLQRVRGLDGRHLRGGASAELQEAIEEGKVLDESELQLPERDGVDTAVRPAVTLASAWVNQLAHDLQLDTSMLATRADIEALVRGDGTSRLLSGWREEVAGEPVRQLLSGEAALAFNGAGALVLERRSGQVMC
- a CDS encoding TIGR00730 family Rossman fold protein translates to MDRDLVKQLLDQAGAERNRDVLAEIIRTAYELAGDDADRLNLKITRDALKEMRAAFRMFAPYEEIRKVTVFGSARTHPSDPLYEQAKVLARKLAEAGWMVVTGAGPGIMEAANVGAGRDRSIGINIRLPFEEGISDLFAGSDKLVSMKYFFTRKLMLIKESSGFVSLPGGFGTLDETYELLTLFQTGKATPSPLVLLDVKGLGYWEGWQRFVDEQLKAGGLVSPGDSNLYLITDDVDEAVAEVRGFWRNYHSMRWVGGRLVVRLQAEPTAKEIAELTEEFSDVCTEGGIEASPPLQAEVSDRDELDRPRLVMQFDVRKGGRFRSLIEALNRLPSAPPLT